The sequence CACAGGAGGTGTTGGAAGAAATCGCCCAGGAATCCAGCCAGTCCGAGCGACGCGCCGACGACGCCGAGCGCGAGCTGATGGAGTGGAAGAAGATCAGGTTCATGCAGGACCGCATCGGGGAGGAGTTCGAGGCGCTCATCATCAGCGTCACGCGCTGGGGTCTCTTCGTCGAACTGATGGACATGTTCGTCGAGGGCCTGGTGCCCA comes from Terriglobales bacterium and encodes:
- a CDS encoding S1 RNA-binding domain-containing protein, with amino-acid sequence QEVLEEIAQESSQSERRADDAERELMEWKKIRFMQDRIGEEFEALIISVTRWGLFVELMDMFVEGLVPIATLAGDRYTFRENTRQIIGERTRKKFSLGDRVRVLLDRVDRFQRKLQFAMVED